The Mercurialis annua linkage group LG8, ddMerAnnu1.2, whole genome shotgun sequence genome window below encodes:
- the LOC126659732 gene encoding phenylacetaldehyde reductase-like: MSGEGKLVCVTGGSGYIASWLIKYLLHSSYTVNTTVRDFLNDPKKNAHLLALDGAKERLHLFKADLLEQGSFDAAVHGCEGVFHTASPVLFSVAEPQTELIDPALKGTLNVLRSCAKVPSIKKVIITSSFASILLNGKPLGPDVIVDETWFSDPDVCREHKLWYALSKTLAEQAAWKFAKENQIELITIHPVFVIGPLLQPTLNGSVKMILKLINGAEEYLDDYYRSVDVRDVAYAHIQALEISSAAGRYCLIESDVHYSEILKIVHQLYPTLQLPQKSGTEIGSAYKVSKDKAKTLGIDFIPLELSLKDTIESLKEKGLFTI, translated from the exons ATGAGTGGAGAAGGAAAGCTGGTGTGTGTAACAGGAGGATCAGGTTACATAGCTTCTTGGCTTATCAAATATTTGTTGCACAGTAGCTACACTGTCAACACCACTGTTCGTGAttttttaa ATGATCCAAAGAAAAATGCACATTTGCTTGCACTTGATGGAGCCAAGGAAAGACTTCATTTGTTCAAAGCTGATTTATTAGAACAAGGATCATTCGATGCTGCAGTTCATGGGTGTGAAGGTGTTTTCCATACAGCTTCTCCTGTACTTTTTTCAGTCGCTGAACCACAG ACAGAGCTAATTGATCCAGCATTGAAGGGGACGCTTAATGTACTTAGATCGTGTGCAAAAGTGCCCTCTATAAAGAAAGTAATTATAACATCTTCTTTCGCATCTATTCTGTTGAATGGAAAACCTCTTGGCCCAGATGTTATAGTCGACGAAACATGGTTTTCCGACCCAGATGTGTGTAGGGAACATAAG CTTTGGTATGCACTTtc AAAGACATTAGCAGAGCAGGCTGCTTGGAAATTtgcgaaagaaaaccaaatagAATTGATTACAATTCATCCAGTGTTTGTCATTGGTCCTCTTTTACAGCCAACTCTTAATGGTTCTgtgaaaatgattttaaaactcATAAATG GAGCCGAAGAGTATCTTGATGATTATTACAGATCTGTTGATGTAAGAGATGTCGCTTATGCACATATTCAAGCCTTGGAGATTTCTTCAGCAGCTGGAAGATACTGTTTAATTGAAAGTGATGTACACTATTCTGAGATTCTGAAGATTGTGCATCAACTTTATCCTACCTTGCAGCTCCCACAAAA GAGTGGCACCGAGATTGGATCTGCGTATAAGGTGTCGAAGGATAAAGCGAAAACTTTAGGTATTGACTTCATTCCATTGGAGTTGAGTCTGAAGGATAccattgaaagtttaaaagagaagggCTTGTTTACCATTTGA